One window of Acidobacteriota bacterium genomic DNA carries:
- a CDS encoding C40 family peptidase, with protein sequence MPGRWPRVVLVVLVAALAAGCASGGGRPRPFPTPGERAPSAAPAAPRAPGVIQTALDLLGTPYRNGGADPSGFDCSGYIAYVFASEGVTLPRTVEDLYRATVPVDEAGARAGDLVFFTTVARGPSHVGLALGDGTFVHAPSSRGVVRVERLDERYWRQRFLGARRVP encoded by the coding sequence ATGCCCGGTCGGTGGCCCCGAGTCGTCCTCGTCGTCCTCGTGGCCGCGCTCGCGGCCGGATGCGCCTCGGGTGGTGGACGCCCGCGCCCGTTTCCCACACCCGGCGAACGCGCACCGAGTGCCGCGCCCGCCGCCCCGCGGGCCCCCGGGGTGATTCAGACGGCCCTCGACCTGCTCGGCACTCCCTATCGCAACGGGGGCGCAGACCCGTCGGGCTTCGACTGCAGCGGGTACATCGCCTACGTTTTCGCCAGCGAGGGCGTGACGCTGCCCCGGACGGTCGAGGATCTCTACCGGGCCACCGTGCCCGTCGACGAGGCGGGCGCGCGGGCGGGAGATCTGGTCTTCTTCACGACCGTCGCGCGCGGGCCCTCGCACGTCGGTCTGGCGCTCGGTGACGGCACCTTCGTGCACGCGCCGAGCTCGCGAGGCGTCGTCCGGGTCGAACGCCTCGACGAGCGCTACTGGCGGCAGCGGTTCCTGGGTGCCAGGCGGGTGCCCTGA
- a CDS encoding HNH endonuclease: protein MEQTLLLNATYEPLKVVHWQKAVTLWCQGKVEIISVYDREVRAVSFSFKLPSVIRLLRLVRMKRQLDYVPFSRANIYARDDHACQYCGRRFPLPDLTFDHVVPVAQGGRKDWENIVTCCVRCNRRKGGRTPAEAGMHLVREPRRPRKAPALRITIGLRHAPESWRDYLYWNVELDDES from the coding sequence ATGGAGCAGACGCTCCTTCTCAACGCGACGTACGAACCGCTCAAGGTCGTCCACTGGCAGAAGGCCGTCACGCTGTGGTGCCAGGGTAAGGTCGAGATCATCTCGGTCTACGACCGTGAGGTGAGGGCAGTTTCGTTCAGCTTCAAGCTGCCGTCGGTCATCCGGCTGCTGCGGCTCGTGCGGATGAAGCGGCAACTCGACTACGTGCCGTTCTCCCGGGCGAACATCTACGCGCGCGACGACCACGCCTGTCAGTACTGCGGGCGAAGGTTCCCGCTGCCGGACCTGACCTTCGATCACGTGGTCCCGGTCGCGCAGGGCGGTCGCAAGGACTGGGAGAACATCGTCACGTGCTGCGTCCGGTGCAACCGGCGCAAGGGCGGGCGCACGCCCGCGGAGGCGGGCATGCACCTCGTGCGCGAGCCGCGCCGGCCGAGGAAGGCCCCGGCGCTTCGCATCACGATCGGTCTGCGGCACGCGCCAGAGAGCTGGCGCGACTACCTCTACTGGAACGTCGAACTGGACGACGAATCGTAG
- a CDS encoding gluconolaconase: protein MPPRAAASSVSRIAALRPSRVLPGARLAIEGGPFPFDGVELPPVRVGGVAARVVFASPDRLVAIVPDGAAGRATVRVDGVPGETPLVEVAEPVASGFHQVDNPLVDAQGRVYVTCSGSRGQQTAVSVYRVRPDGVRELFASGITNATSLAFDPEGRLHVSSRFDGSVSRVGPDGTVDVVHTDLGVASGLAFAPDGTLFVGDRAGTVFRIGPDGVATPFASLPPSMAAFHLALSSDGHVFVTAPTLSPCDPVYRVSPTGQVDRLGVAFGRPQGLAFDVHGHLHVVEALAGASGVYRLAPEGPPELVVAGPGLVGLAFGPDGTLFVTSNDTLWRFPTP from the coding sequence ATGCCGCCCCGTGCCGCTGCCTCTTCCGTCTCCCGTATCGCGGCGCTCAGGCCGAGCCGTGTCCTGCCCGGCGCCCGGCTCGCGATCGAGGGCGGCCCATTCCCGTTCGACGGCGTCGAACTGCCGCCGGTGCGCGTGGGCGGCGTGGCGGCGCGGGTGGTCTTCGCCTCGCCCGACCGGTTGGTCGCGATCGTGCCCGACGGCGCGGCGGGTCGTGCGACCGTTCGCGTCGACGGCGTGCCCGGCGAGACGCCGCTCGTCGAGGTCGCCGAGCCCGTGGCGAGCGGGTTCCACCAGGTCGACAACCCGCTCGTGGACGCCCAGGGCCGGGTGTACGTGACCTGCAGCGGCAGCCGTGGGCAGCAGACGGCCGTGTCGGTGTATCGCGTGCGGCCGGACGGCGTGCGTGAACTGTTCGCCTCGGGGATCACCAACGCCACCTCGCTCGCCTTCGACCCCGAGGGCCGGCTGCACGTCTCGAGCCGGTTCGACGGCTCGGTGTCGCGCGTGGGGCCCGATGGCACGGTCGACGTCGTCCACACCGATCTCGGCGTCGCCAGCGGTCTCGCGTTCGCGCCCGACGGTACGCTGTTCGTCGGCGACCGGGCGGGCACCGTGTTCCGCATCGGCCCGGACGGCGTCGCGACGCCGTTTGCGTCGTTACCGCCGAGCATGGCGGCCTTCCACCTCGCGCTGTCGAGCGACGGGCACGTGTTCGTCACGGCGCCGACGCTCTCGCCCTGCGATCCCGTGTATCGGGTGTCGCCCACGGGCCAGGTCGACAGGCTCGGGGTGGCGTTCGGCCGGCCGCAGGGTCTGGCGTTCGACGTCCACGGGCACCTTCACGTGGTCGAGGCGCTCGCCGGGGCGAGCGGCGTGTACCGCCTCGCGCCGGAGGGCCCGCCCGAGCTCGTCGTGGCCGGGCCGGGCCTCGTGGGCCTGGCGTTCGGCCCCGACGGCACCCTCTTCGTCACCTCGAACGACACCCTCTGGCGGTTCCCCACCCCGTAG
- a CDS encoding dihydrodipicolinate synthase family protein produces the protein MATPFTAGGADIDYDAVRFNADGWATTGLRGLVVLGTNGEAPYVDPDEAERLVATVRERWPRDRVLIAGTGHDATRATIAACRRAAAAGADAVLVRTPSAFRGQMTSAALLRHFIAVADTSPAPVLLYNFAATFGVNLGIDALVTLAEHPNIIGLKESGGDVTQIAEQITSTPDDFLVVVGSAPSLYASLCVGAHGGVVAAANVVPDLCVRLFDLTRAGRHGEALAVQRAITRLAKLVTSIHGVPGLKAAMTLAGYRGGEPRLPLAAAPEMAVDEIRRELDRLAAFEGVHHAAPA, from the coding sequence ATGGCGACGCCCTTCACGGCTGGCGGCGCCGACATCGACTACGACGCCGTGCGCTTCAACGCCGATGGCTGGGCGACGACCGGGCTTCGCGGGCTGGTCGTGCTCGGCACCAACGGCGAGGCGCCCTACGTCGACCCGGACGAGGCCGAGCGCCTCGTCGCCACCGTCCGCGAGCGGTGGCCGCGCGACCGGGTCCTCATCGCGGGGACCGGTCACGACGCGACGCGGGCCACGATCGCGGCGTGCCGGCGGGCGGCCGCGGCGGGAGCCGATGCCGTGCTCGTCCGCACGCCGTCGGCGTTCAGAGGCCAGATGACGTCGGCCGCGCTGCTGCGGCACTTCATCGCGGTGGCCGACACGTCGCCGGCGCCGGTGCTGCTCTACAACTTTGCCGCCACCTTCGGCGTCAATCTCGGCATCGACGCGCTCGTGACGCTCGCCGAGCACCCGAACATCATCGGCCTGAAGGAGTCAGGGGGCGACGTCACGCAGATCGCCGAGCAGATAACGAGCACCCCCGACGACTTCCTCGTCGTCGTCGGGTCGGCGCCGAGCCTGTACGCGAGCCTGTGCGTCGGCGCACACGGCGGCGTGGTCGCGGCCGCCAACGTCGTGCCCGACCTGTGTGTACGCCTGTTCGACCTGACGCGGGCCGGGCGGCACGGCGAGGCGCTCGCCGTGCAGCGGGCGATCACGCGTCTCGCCAAGCTCGTCACCTCGATCCACGGGGTACCCGGGCTCAAGGCGGCGATGACGCTGGCCGGCTACCGCGGCGGCGAGCCCCGCCTGCCGCTCGCGGCCGCTCCGGAGATGGCCGTCGACGAGATTCGCCGCGAGCTCGACCGGCTCGCGGCCTTCGAGGGAGTTCACCATGCCGCACCTGCCTGA
- a CDS encoding M48 family metalloprotease: MPHSLPRLFGLSVVATVAALGLACATNPVTGERQFTMMSEAQEIGIGQQMDPEIRREMGVYDDPALQRYVEEIGLRMARNSQRPELPWSFAVVDTPQVNAFAVPGGFIYLTRGILAYLNDEAQLAGVLGHEIGHVTARHSVEQYSRAAGSQLGLTLGAIFFPGVRPAVDAAGAGLGLLFLKYGRDAERQSDRLGAEYAAQGGWDPAGVMGMLQTLSRMGEITDRRGTPNWLATHPDPADRVEEVRPVVEQLRSGMSELPVNRDAYLRRIDGMVYGDNPREGVVRGADFLHPDLRFALRFPEGWTVQNSPTAVVANQPGTNHYVFLQLEQQPRGRTLEEVAVNSMRNAGLSVRQGGATSINGLEAWIGTFTGRVPQLGDAVARAAFIRHDRNLYRLTGLASPQGFPRVEGDIDRTLRSFRGLSRDEAGDIRPNRIAIHTVRQDQTWQSIAQGPGQGIVEASTLAVMNGFPVNEQPRAGDRIKIVVGG, encoded by the coding sequence ATGCCTCACTCGCTTCCGCGTCTGTTCGGGCTGAGTGTCGTCGCGACCGTCGCGGCCCTCGGACTCGCCTGCGCGACCAACCCCGTGACCGGCGAGCGCCAGTTCACGATGATGAGCGAGGCGCAGGAGATCGGCATCGGCCAGCAGATGGATCCTGAGATCCGTCGCGAGATGGGGGTCTACGACGATCCGGCGCTGCAACGGTACGTCGAGGAGATCGGTCTCCGCATGGCGCGCAACTCGCAGCGGCCCGAGCTGCCCTGGAGCTTCGCCGTCGTCGACACGCCGCAGGTGAACGCGTTTGCCGTGCCCGGCGGGTTCATCTATCTCACGCGCGGCATCCTGGCCTATCTCAACGACGAGGCCCAGCTCGCCGGCGTGCTCGGTCACGAGATCGGCCACGTGACGGCGCGCCATTCCGTCGAGCAGTACTCGCGCGCGGCCGGCTCGCAGCTCGGCCTGACGCTCGGGGCGATCTTCTTCCCGGGCGTCCGGCCGGCGGTCGACGCGGCGGGCGCCGGCCTCGGGCTGCTCTTCCTCAAGTACGGGCGTGATGCCGAGCGGCAGTCCGACCGCCTCGGCGCCGAGTACGCCGCGCAGGGCGGGTGGGACCCCGCCGGCGTGATGGGCATGCTGCAGACGCTGTCGCGCATGGGCGAGATCACCGACCGGCGCGGCACGCCCAACTGGCTCGCCACCCACCCGGATCCGGCCGACCGGGTCGAGGAGGTGCGGCCGGTCGTCGAGCAGCTGCGGAGCGGCATGTCCGAGCTGCCGGTCAATCGCGACGCGTACTTGCGGCGCATCGACGGGATGGTCTACGGCGACAACCCGCGCGAGGGCGTCGTGCGCGGTGCCGACTTCCTGCACCCCGACCTGCGGTTCGCCCTGCGGTTTCCCGAGGGGTGGACGGTGCAGAACAGCCCCACGGCGGTCGTGGCGAATCAACCGGGGACGAATCACTACGTGTTCCTGCAGCTCGAACAGCAGCCGCGGGGCCGCACCCTCGAGGAGGTGGCCGTCAACAGCATGCGCAACGCCGGCCTCTCCGTCCGCCAGGGCGGCGCGACGAGCATCAACGGCCTCGAGGCGTGGATCGGCACCTTCACGGGGCGCGTGCCGCAGCTCGGCGACGCGGTGGCACGCGCGGCGTTCATCCGCCACGATCGCAACCTCTACCGGCTCACGGGCCTCGCCTCACCGCAGGGGTTCCCACGCGTCGAGGGCGACATCGACCGGACGCTGCGGTCGTTCCGCGGCTTGAGCCGCGACGAGGCGGGCGACATCCGGCCCAACCGCATCGCGATTCACACGGTGCGCCAGGATCAGACGTGGCAGTCGATCGCGCAGGGGCCCGGGCAGGGCATCGTCGAGGCGTCGACGCTCGCGGTGATGAACGGCTTCCCCGTCAACGAGCAGCCGCGCGCCGGCGATCGCATCAAGATCGTGGTCGGGGGCTGA
- the mtgA gene encoding monofunctional biosynthetic peptidoglycan transglycosylase: protein MRRPARWALGLLAAAFWYLSYIYLTLPDVRPLASTPPETTAFIERRAAEARAAGREFRPTRRWVPYGRISTHLKRAVLVTEDASFWSHDGIDYGEVRESIRINVERREFVRGASTITQQLAKNLYLSPSKHPDRKLRELLIARRLEAVLTKRRIFEIYLNVIEWGDGVFGADAAARAHFGVSAGALGPEQAALLAGAIINPRVLDPGRPSPRLVRRQRMILRRMGQATPPADAAPAVPAPTLPELPPVNEGIPPKAAPGGQARLKSPPGEPIA from the coding sequence ATGCGCCGCCCCGCCCGCTGGGCGCTCGGCCTGCTGGCCGCCGCTTTCTGGTATCTGTCGTACATCTACCTGACGCTGCCCGACGTCCGTCCGCTGGCGTCGACGCCCCCCGAGACGACGGCGTTCATCGAGCGACGCGCGGCCGAGGCGCGCGCGGCCGGCCGGGAGTTCCGGCCCACGCGGCGCTGGGTGCCCTACGGGCGCATCTCGACCCACCTCAAGCGCGCGGTCCTCGTCACCGAGGACGCGTCGTTCTGGAGCCACGACGGCATCGACTACGGCGAGGTGCGCGAGTCGATCCGGATCAACGTCGAGCGGCGCGAGTTCGTGCGCGGGGCCAGCACGATCACCCAGCAGCTAGCGAAGAACCTCTACCTGTCGCCATCGAAGCACCCCGATCGCAAGCTGCGCGAGCTCCTGATTGCGCGCCGCCTCGAAGCGGTGTTGACCAAGCGTCGCATCTTCGAGATCTACTTGAACGTCATCGAATGGGGCGACGGCGTGTTCGGGGCCGACGCCGCGGCGCGCGCGCACTTCGGCGTGTCGGCCGGCGCACTCGGTCCCGAGCAGGCGGCGCTGCTTGCCGGCGCCATCATCAACCCCAGGGTCCTCGACCCGGGGCGCCCCTCGCCGCGCCTCGTGCGCCGGCAGCGGATGATCCTCAGGCGCATGGGGCAGGCCACCCCTCCTGCCGATGCCGCGCCCGCCGTTCCCGCGCCCACCCTGCCGGAACTGCCGCCCGTGAACGAGGGGATCCCGCCGAAGGCGGCGCCGGGAGGGCAGGCGCGGCTCAAGTCGCCGCCGGGCGAGCCGATTGCCTGA
- a CDS encoding alanine--glyoxylate aminotransferase family protein gives MPHLPEVERILLGPGPSPVSPRVMRAMAAPVLSHLDPQMLALMDDVRARLQRVFQAPDDYFSLAVSGTGSAGMEAAVANLVREGTTVVVVVTGYFGERLVQMCERYGAVVHRVDSEWGRAADPDDLRRVLKQGGTEVVAMVHAETSTGVLNPVDTLCAIAREHGCRTIVDTVTSLGGHPVDVAGWQADAVYSCSQKGLGAPSGLAPVTFAPHVLDRGACRSFYLDARLLHEFWVGRKYHHTISAPLVYALREALHAVEDEGLEARWARHRRHHRVLASGLGAMGLELLPPEAERLWTLNAVCVPDGVREPDVRRFLLERFNLEVGAGLGPLAGRIWRVGLMGTGSSSQLILLFLSALERALREQDYSVQPGLGTAAAGDALSTIR, from the coding sequence ATGCCGCACCTGCCTGAGGTCGAGCGCATCCTGCTCGGCCCGGGGCCGAGCCCCGTGTCCCCGCGCGTCATGCGCGCCATGGCCGCCCCGGTGCTCAGCCACCTCGACCCGCAGATGCTGGCGCTGATGGACGACGTGCGCGCGAGGCTGCAGCGCGTCTTCCAGGCCCCGGACGACTACTTCAGCCTCGCCGTGTCGGGCACGGGGAGCGCGGGCATGGAGGCGGCGGTCGCCAACCTCGTGCGCGAGGGCACCACGGTGGTCGTGGTCGTCACCGGCTACTTCGGCGAGCGCCTCGTGCAGATGTGCGAACGCTACGGCGCGGTCGTCCACCGGGTCGACAGCGAGTGGGGGCGGGCGGCCGATCCCGACGATCTGCGCCGCGTCCTGAAACAGGGCGGCACCGAGGTCGTCGCCATGGTGCACGCCGAGACGTCGACGGGCGTCCTCAACCCCGTCGACACCCTGTGCGCGATCGCGCGCGAGCACGGCTGCCGCACCATCGTCGACACGGTGACGTCGCTCGGCGGCCACCCGGTCGACGTCGCCGGCTGGCAGGCCGACGCGGTGTACTCGTGCTCGCAGAAGGGGCTCGGGGCGCCGTCGGGGCTCGCGCCGGTCACCTTCGCGCCGCACGTGCTCGACCGCGGCGCCTGCCGCAGCTTCTATCTGGATGCCCGGCTGCTCCACGAGTTCTGGGTCGGGCGCAAGTACCACCACACCATCTCGGCCCCGCTCGTCTACGCGCTGCGCGAGGCGCTGCACGCCGTCGAAGACGAGGGGCTCGAGGCCCGCTGGGCCAGGCACCGGCGGCACCACCGGGTGCTGGCCTCAGGTCTTGGCGCCATGGGCCTCGAGCTGCTGCCGCCCGAGGCCGAGCGGCTGTGGACGCTCAACGCCGTCTGCGTTCCCGACGGCGTGCGCGAGCCCGACGTGCGGCGGTTCCTGCTCGAGCGCTTCAACCTCGAAGTGGGCGCCGGGCTCGGGCCGCTCGCCGGGCGCATCTGGCGGGTCGGCCTGATGGGCACCGGGTCGAGCAGCCAGCTGATCCTGCTCTTCCTGTCCGCGCTCGAGCGCGCGCTGCGCGAACAGGACTACAGCGTGCAGCCCGGCCTCGGCACGGCCGCCGCCGGCGATGCGCTGTCGACGATCCGCTGA
- a CDS encoding PAS domain-containing protein, giving the protein MAAARDPSSPPPAGVDPRALIDALPAVVFTADPTAPFVATFVSRAVEQLLGYTPAEVRGRTDWLPTVMDRDEAAQEVRRVRDWVSRGAPGTLTLPLPLRAQTRGGRWRWIDVRLRAVLSGDGTLAQLAGLLSDVTSYVEATELLRRVNEKVPAVLYQCRLRPDGTFEFPFVSDSAWRLYGLDPGVGNSDGAAVFDLVHPDDREGLMASTLESARTLAPWHGDFRVISPDGRVLWVAGHSTPTREADGSILWHGHVIDISDRKVAEAALASRDALLQEVATVNLEIARAGRVDAELGPQLARLGQATDVDRVYVFDVVRSDPGSTVIRQRVEWARPGVTPQIGNPGLQHFDLEAQGFTRWLDPLRAGQPVQSRIDSAPAGELAVLRDQDIQSLLVLPVIIDGTFAALVGFDDCRSRRQWSQSEIAILQLSASAVGELLDRERVREERARVEAARRAHQQHLEKLTAYVPGLIYQFRLRPDGSVGLPYASSGFEEVFGGAPDPGGDATRVFAAIHPDDVAMVRRTIAESAATLSLWTCAFRVRHPRKGLIWVEGRSAPETEADGSILWHGYATDITARVTAETGRIELERRLLHAQKLESLGVLAGGIAHDFNNLLLAVLGNLELAWLDLDAGAPARQGVQEAVAAARRAADLTRQMLAYSGRGAFVVQPTDLNALVEENVHLLRAVVPRTVSLDLALAPGLPPVVADPGQLQQVVMNLITNAAEALGGEPGHVVLSTGVNVFSAVELAASRLESGASPGPYVWFAVQDTGCGMTPDVLARLFDPFFSTKFTGRGLGMPAVQGIVTGHAGAILIDTAPGEGSTVKVLLPAGSGEPLAAADASKADATPASGASATILVVDDEAPVRRLLDLTLRRAGYRTLLARDGAEALQLFDVHRDAIDVILLDLTMPTMDGRAALEALRARSPGLKIILASGYSEHEVIRRFAGEGPTAFIQKPFQRDALLDAIARTLAR; this is encoded by the coding sequence ATGGCCGCAGCAAGGGATCCCTCGTCACCCCCGCCCGCCGGCGTCGACCCGCGGGCGCTGATCGATGCCCTGCCCGCGGTCGTCTTCACAGCCGATCCCACCGCTCCCTTCGTCGCGACCTTCGTCAGTCGGGCGGTCGAGCAGCTGCTCGGCTACACCCCGGCCGAGGTGCGCGGCCGAACGGACTGGCTGCCGACGGTGATGGATCGCGACGAGGCGGCGCAGGAGGTGCGACGGGTGCGCGACTGGGTGTCGCGCGGGGCGCCCGGGACCCTCACCCTGCCCCTGCCGCTCCGCGCGCAGACGCGCGGCGGCCGCTGGCGGTGGATTGACGTCCGGCTGCGCGCGGTCCTCAGCGGGGACGGCACGCTCGCGCAACTCGCGGGCCTGCTCTCCGACGTGACGTCGTACGTCGAAGCGACGGAGCTGCTGCGGCGGGTCAACGAGAAGGTCCCCGCCGTGTTGTACCAGTGCCGGCTGCGCCCCGATGGCACGTTCGAGTTCCCGTTCGTCAGTGACAGCGCCTGGCGGCTGTATGGCCTCGATCCGGGCGTTGGCAACTCGGACGGGGCCGCGGTGTTCGACCTCGTGCACCCGGACGACCGCGAAGGGCTGATGGCCTCGACGCTCGAGTCGGCGCGCACGCTGGCCCCGTGGCACGGCGACTTCCGCGTGATCAGCCCGGATGGGCGCGTGTTGTGGGTCGCCGGCCACTCGACGCCGACAAGGGAGGCCGACGGGTCGATCCTCTGGCACGGCCACGTCATCGACATCTCCGATCGGAAAGTGGCCGAGGCCGCGCTCGCCTCTCGTGACGCGCTGCTCCAGGAGGTCGCGACGGTCAATCTCGAGATCGCGCGGGCCGGGCGCGTGGACGCGGAGCTCGGCCCGCAGCTGGCGCGGCTCGGGCAGGCCACCGACGTCGACCGGGTGTACGTGTTCGACGTGGTCCGGAGCGACCCCGGGTCGACGGTGATCCGGCAGCGCGTGGAGTGGGCCCGACCCGGAGTGACGCCACAGATCGGCAACCCCGGGCTGCAGCACTTCGACCTCGAGGCCCAGGGGTTCACCCGGTGGCTCGACCCGCTGCGGGCGGGGCAGCCGGTGCAGAGCCGCATCGACTCCGCGCCCGCGGGCGAGCTGGCCGTCCTGCGAGACCAGGACATCCAGTCGCTGCTCGTGCTGCCCGTGATCATCGACGGCACGTTCGCGGCCCTCGTGGGCTTCGACGACTGCCGGTCGAGGCGCCAGTGGAGCCAGAGCGAGATCGCCATCCTGCAGCTCTCGGCGAGCGCGGTCGGCGAACTGCTCGACCGCGAGCGCGTTCGCGAGGAACGGGCGCGCGTCGAGGCGGCGAGGCGGGCGCACCAGCAGCACCTCGAGAAGCTGACGGCGTACGTACCGGGCCTGATCTACCAGTTCCGCCTGCGGCCGGACGGGTCGGTCGGGCTGCCCTACGCCAGCTCAGGGTTCGAGGAGGTGTTCGGAGGCGCCCCCGACCCCGGTGGCGACGCCACACGCGTCTTCGCGGCGATCCATCCCGATGACGTGGCCATGGTGCGGCGGACCATCGCCGAGTCGGCGGCGACGCTGTCGCTCTGGACGTGCGCGTTCCGCGTGCGGCATCCACGCAAGGGGCTCATCTGGGTCGAGGGCCGCTCGGCGCCCGAGACGGAGGCCGACGGATCGATTCTCTGGCACGGCTACGCGACCGACATCACCGCACGGGTCACGGCCGAGACCGGCCGCATCGAGCTCGAACGCCGGCTCCTGCACGCCCAGAAACTCGAGAGCCTCGGCGTGCTCGCCGGGGGCATCGCCCACGACTTCAACAACCTGCTGCTCGCGGTCCTCGGGAACCTCGAGCTCGCGTGGCTCGACCTCGACGCGGGCGCGCCGGCCCGTCAGGGCGTCCAGGAGGCGGTGGCGGCCGCCCGGCGTGCCGCCGACCTCACGCGTCAGATGCTCGCCTACTCGGGCCGGGGAGCGTTCGTCGTGCAGCCGACCGACCTCAACGCGCTCGTCGAGGAGAACGTGCACCTGTTGCGCGCCGTCGTGCCGAGGACCGTCTCGCTCGATCTCGCGCTCGCGCCCGGCCTCCCGCCCGTGGTCGCCGATCCAGGGCAGCTGCAGCAGGTGGTGATGAACCTCATCACCAACGCGGCCGAGGCCCTCGGCGGCGAACCCGGTCACGTCGTGCTCTCGACGGGCGTGAACGTATTCAGCGCTGTGGAGCTCGCGGCGAGTCGCCTCGAGAGCGGAGCCTCGCCCGGCCCGTACGTCTGGTTCGCGGTGCAGGACACGGGCTGCGGCATGACGCCCGACGTGCTCGCCCGCCTGTTCGACCCGTTCTTCTCGACCAAGTTCACGGGGCGCGGCCTCGGCATGCCGGCCGTGCAGGGCATCGTCACCGGCCACGCCGGCGCCATCCTGATCGACACCGCGCCGGGCGAGGGGTCGACCGTGAAGGTGCTGCTGCCGGCCGGCTCCGGTGAACCGCTCGCCGCCGCCGATGCGAGCAAGGCGGACGCGACGCCCGCCTCGGGGGCCTCCGCGACCATCCTCGTGGTCGACGACGAAGCACCCGTGCGGCGGCTGCTCGACCTGACCTTGCGCCGCGCGGGCTATCGTACGCTCCTCGCGCGCGACGGTGCCGAGGCCCTGCAGCTGTTCGACGTGCATCGTGACGCCATCGACGTCATCCTGCTCGACCTGACCATGCCCACCATGGACGGACGCGCGGCCCTCGAGGCGCTGCGCGCCCGATCGCCCGGCCTCAAGATCATCCTGGCCAGCGGATACAGCGAGCACGAGGTGATCCGGCGGTTCGCGGGTGAGGGCCCGACGGCGTTCATCCAGAAACCCTTCCAGCGCGACGCGCTGCTCGACGCGATCGCACGGACCCTCGCCCGGTGA
- a CDS encoding PLP-dependent transferase, giving the protein MCPSLPAIDLRSDTVTRPTPAMRAAIAEAPVGDDQFGEDPTVNRLQERVAALLGKPASLWLPSGTMANQVALRVLARPGDDVIVTHESHVQLHETGGAAANAGVQLTVVGRGGWFSAHELAAAVKPRGHIVYPPTTLVALENTHNRAGGVVVPQGLSEGVCDLARASGIATYLDGARLWNAAVASGRAPADLAAPFDLVSVALSKGLGAPGGSLLAGPRELIDRAIRYRRMFGGAMRQVGLFAAAGLHALEHHVERLVDDHANARLFAGVIAQSARVRIDLSTVQTNIVVFDLVGDGPDAAAVVARARERGVLVFAFGPATVRAVTHLDVSRDECERAARILVEILEDGRPLSPRPRS; this is encoded by the coding sequence ATGTGCCCGTCGCTCCCGGCGATCGACCTCCGATCGGACACGGTGACGCGGCCCACGCCGGCCATGCGCGCGGCCATCGCCGAGGCGCCGGTCGGCGACGATCAGTTCGGCGAAGACCCCACCGTCAACCGGCTTCAGGAGCGCGTGGCGGCGCTGCTCGGCAAGCCGGCGAGCCTGTGGCTGCCCTCGGGCACGATGGCCAACCAGGTGGCCCTTCGCGTGCTCGCCCGGCCGGGCGACGACGTGATCGTCACCCACGAAAGCCACGTGCAGCTGCACGAGACGGGTGGCGCCGCCGCGAACGCCGGCGTGCAGCTCACCGTCGTGGGCCGGGGTGGATGGTTCTCGGCCCACGAGCTCGCGGCCGCGGTCAAGCCGCGCGGCCACATCGTGTATCCCCCGACGACCCTCGTGGCCCTCGAGAACACGCACAACCGCGCGGGCGGCGTGGTCGTCCCGCAGGGCCTCTCCGAGGGCGTCTGCGATCTCGCACGCGCCAGCGGGATTGCGACCTATCTCGACGGGGCCCGGCTGTGGAATGCCGCCGTCGCGAGCGGGCGTGCCCCGGCAGATCTCGCCGCGCCGTTCGATCTCGTGTCGGTGGCGCTGTCGAAGGGACTCGGCGCGCCGGGAGGGTCGCTGCTCGCGGGGCCGCGCGAGCTCATCGATCGGGCCATCCGCTACCGCCGCATGTTCGGCGGCGCGATGCGCCAGGTCGGGCTGTTCGCCGCCGCCGGTCTCCATGCCCTCGAGCACCACGTCGAGCGGCTCGTCGACGACCACGCGAACGCACGCCTGTTCGCCGGTGTCATCGCGCAGAGCGCCCGCGTCCGGATCGACCTCTCCACCGTCCAGACGAACATCGTCGTCTTCGATCTCGTGGGTGACGGGCCCGACGCCGCGGCCGTCGTCGCGCGGGCGCGCGAGCGTGGCGTGCTCGTCTTCGCCTTCGGCCCGGCGACCGTGCGAGCCGTGACGCACCTCGATGTCTCGAGGGACGAGTGCGAACGGGCCGCCCGGATCCTCGTCGAGATCCTCGAGGACGGCCGCCCGCTCAGCCCCCGACCACGATCTTGA